In the Flavisolibacter tropicus genome, one interval contains:
- the pbpC gene encoding penicillin-binding protein 1C codes for MREKITKQKLILFVKRSLIVTVIGFLVFLLLNWIFPLPDKIDYSTIVTDDKGELINAFLTKDDKWRMKTELNEISPLLKKTIIQKEDQYFYYHPGINIMAISRAAFNNLVKGQRTSGASTITMQVARALEQRPRTIGAKLIETYRAFQLEWKYSKDEILQLYLNLVPYGSNIEGVKSASLLYFKKNPDHLSLAEITALSIIPNRPSSLVIGKNNDLIIKERNKWLHRFAASDVFTQKEIEDALAEPLQATRNVVPHFAPHLSYKLNQQSSDHTIHTTINLNKQLKIEKLTEDYIRTLRLNNIRNAAVIVVDNKTHNVISYVGSAGFFDTTDGGQVNGAAAIRQPGSTLKPLLYGLCMDEGFITPKSVLNDVPINYNGYAPENYDQKFNGFVTTEYALEQSLNIPAVKSLKQLGKEKLISKLIAADFTQVAKDQNKLGLSLILGGCGTSLEQLTGLFASFANNGTYAPISFIQNTKPVKKVQLLSPSANYLITGILSKINRPDFPLNWQATEHMPKIAWKTGTSYGRKDAWSIGFNKQYTVGVWVGNFSGAGAPELSGANTATPLLFKIFNTIDYANNGDWFTPPAALDIRQVCTETGLPPGPNCTNLILDHFIPLISTTATCQHVQEIKVAPDESISYCTTCAPQEGYIKKLYRVVAPEMQDYFHQNNIAFKAIPPHNPACEKVFKGEGPIITSPTNGSEYYINQNDPEPLQLTANTANDVNKVYWYINDEFYKAAAAGDKPFFVPTEGPVKISCTDDKGRTRNILIRVKYVKL; via the coding sequence TTGCGAGAGAAAATTACAAAGCAAAAACTGATTTTGTTTGTTAAAAGAAGTTTAATTGTAACCGTTATTGGTTTCCTTGTATTCCTCTTGCTCAATTGGATATTCCCCTTGCCCGACAAGATTGATTATTCTACTATTGTCACCGACGATAAAGGCGAGCTCATCAATGCGTTCCTCACCAAGGACGATAAGTGGCGCATGAAAACAGAACTGAATGAGATATCTCCCCTATTAAAAAAAACAATCATACAAAAGGAAGATCAATACTTCTACTACCACCCTGGTATTAATATCATGGCCATAAGTCGCGCAGCCTTTAATAACCTGGTAAAAGGCCAGCGTACTTCTGGTGCATCTACCATCACTATGCAAGTGGCGCGAGCATTGGAACAACGACCACGCACCATTGGCGCCAAGCTTATTGAAACCTACCGGGCTTTTCAATTGGAGTGGAAATACAGCAAGGATGAAATATTACAACTTTATCTAAACCTTGTGCCCTATGGTAGTAATATAGAAGGTGTAAAATCGGCCTCTTTACTTTATTTCAAAAAGAACCCTGATCACTTATCATTAGCAGAAATTACGGCACTATCTATCATCCCTAACCGACCTTCTTCGCTAGTTATTGGAAAGAATAATGATCTTATCATAAAAGAACGTAATAAATGGCTGCACCGTTTTGCTGCATCGGATGTATTTACACAAAAGGAAATTGAAGACGCACTGGCTGAACCTTTGCAGGCTACGCGTAACGTGGTACCACACTTTGCCCCACACCTTTCTTATAAACTCAATCAACAAAGTAGCGACCATACCATACACACTACCATCAACCTTAATAAACAGCTTAAGATAGAAAAGCTAACAGAAGACTATATACGAACACTACGGCTTAACAATATTCGCAATGCAGCTGTGATAGTAGTAGATAACAAAACCCACAATGTTATTTCATATGTAGGGTCAGCAGGTTTCTTTGATACAACAGATGGAGGACAAGTAAATGGTGCTGCGGCTATTCGTCAACCCGGTAGTACACTCAAGCCATTACTTTATGGACTATGTATGGATGAAGGCTTTATAACGCCTAAATCCGTTTTGAATGATGTACCCATAAATTACAATGGCTATGCGCCGGAGAACTATGATCAAAAGTTCAATGGCTTTGTTACGACAGAATATGCTTTGGAACAATCACTGAATATTCCTGCAGTAAAAAGCCTGAAACAGCTAGGTAAAGAAAAACTGATTAGCAAACTAATAGCTGCTGATTTTACCCAAGTAGCCAAAGACCAAAACAAACTGGGACTTTCATTGATATTAGGTGGCTGTGGTACTTCTCTGGAACAATTAACCGGCTTGTTTGCCTCCTTTGCCAACAACGGCACTTACGCCCCCATTTCTTTTATACAAAACACAAAGCCTGTAAAAAAGGTCCAGCTCTTATCGCCAAGTGCTAATTACCTCATCACGGGCATTCTCTCCAAGATCAACCGCCCCGATTTTCCCTTAAACTGGCAAGCCACAGAGCATATGCCCAAGATAGCATGGAAGACCGGCACCTCTTACGGCCGCAAAGACGCCTGGAGTATTGGTTTCAACAAACAATACACGGTGGGTGTTTGGGTGGGCAATTTCTCAGGCGCTGGGGCACCCGAGCTGAGTGGCGCGAATACGGCAACTCCGCTTCTCTTTAAAATTTTCAACACCATAGATTACGCCAATAACGGAGACTGGTTTACGCCACCTGCGGCGTTGGATATACGGCAGGTATGTACTGAAACAGGATTACCACCCGGACCTAATTGCACCAACCTGATCCTCGATCATTTTATTCCTCTTATCAGCACTACGGCTACTTGTCAGCACGTACAAGAAATTAAAGTTGCACCTGACGAATCGATCTCCTATTGTACCACCTGTGCACCACAAGAAGGCTATATCAAAAAATTGTATCGAGTGGTAGCGCCTGAGATGCAAGATTATTTTCACCAAAATAACATTGCCTTTAAAGCCATTCCGCCTCACAATCCGGCTTGCGAAAAAGTATTCAAAGGTGAAGGCCCCATTATTACATCACCTACAAATGGCAGTGAATATTATATCAACCAAAATGATCCTGAGCCTTTACAGCTAACCGCCAATACAGCCAATGATGTCAACAAAGTGTATTGGTATATTAATGACGAGTTTTATAAAGCTGCAGCAGCTGGCGACAAACCCTTCTTTGTACCCACGGAAGGCCCTGTAAAGATCTCTTGCACCGACGACAAGGGCCGCACCCGGAATATTTTAATAAGAGTAAAGTATGTAAAGTTGTAG
- a CDS encoding head GIN domain-containing protein has product MRDISLAFVAFVLAFGACTFIGGKRVSGNGNVITQQRTITDFNAVDLQGGFNVYVSQGNTFDVKVEADENLMEYIVTEKEGDELEVHFKDNYNIHSSGSVKVYITAPNYTQLAVSGSGKLISQTKITNASQLGIDISGSGDANLDVDAPTVKTEISGSGSALLRGNTRTFNGDISGSGKLKAFDLLSENSDLDIAGSGDADVFASKQLDVSVAGSGNVNYKGNPAIKQSIVGSGKIHKVD; this is encoded by the coding sequence ATGAGAGATATTAGCTTGGCTTTTGTTGCTTTTGTTCTGGCTTTTGGGGCTTGCACATTTATAGGCGGTAAACGGGTTTCTGGAAACGGAAATGTTATTACACAGCAACGTACAATTACAGACTTTAATGCTGTAGACCTGCAAGGTGGTTTCAATGTATATGTATCCCAGGGCAACACTTTTGATGTTAAAGTAGAGGCCGATGAGAACTTAATGGAGTACATAGTAACAGAAAAGGAGGGTGATGAGCTGGAAGTCCATTTTAAAGACAATTACAACATCCATTCTAGCGGTTCTGTAAAGGTTTATATAACAGCTCCTAATTATACACAGTTGGCCGTGTCTGGTAGCGGTAAATTGATTTCTCAAACTAAGATCACCAATGCCTCCCAATTGGGTATTGATATTTCTGGTAGCGGTGATGCTAATCTGGACGTAGATGCGCCTACTGTAAAGACGGAAATTAGCGGTAGTGGATCTGCACTATTAAGAGGTAATACTCGAACATTCAATGGCGATATTAGTGGCAGTGGAAAACTAAAAGCTTTCGATCTTTTATCTGAAAATAGCGATCTTGATATTGCTGGCAGTGGCGACGCAGACGTATTTGCCAGCAAGCAGCTGGATGTAAGTGTGGCTGGCTCAGGCAATGTTAACTATAAAGGCAATCCTGCTATCAAACAAAGCATTGTTGGATCTGGTAAAATTCATAAAGTAGATTAA
- the guaA gene encoding glutamine-hydrolyzing GMP synthase has translation MTEKIIILDFGSQYTQLIARAVREANVYCEIIPFSKKVSFDDSIKGVILSGSPFSVNDANAPQVDVKALTNERPVLGICYGAQLTAQQYGGSVERSNKREYGRAYLHLEKDDALLHNITPASQVWMSHGDSIKNLPDNFELLATTDSIPVAAFRQKEGETQPLYGLQFHPEVYHSIEGKKILQNFLINICGCSQDWTPAHFITDTVEALKQQIGDQKVIMALSGGVDSTVAAVLINKAIGDRLHGIFVDNGVLRKDEFESVLETYKTLGLNVKGINAKQRFYDALAGKTDPEEKRKTIGGLFIDVFQDAANEDKDATFLGQGTIYPDVIESVSVHGPSVTIKSHHNVGGLPEKMHLKLVEPLRSLFKDEVRRVGRELGIPDDLINRHPFPGPGLAIRILGEITPDRVALLQAADDVYVKALKKHNLYATVWQAGAILLPIRSVGVMGDERTYEYTIALRAVTSVDGMTADWAHLPYDFLATVSNEIINNVRGINRVVYDISSKPPATIEWE, from the coding sequence ATGACTGAAAAGATTATAATCCTCGATTTCGGCTCTCAGTATACGCAGCTGATTGCTCGTGCTGTTAGAGAAGCCAATGTTTATTGTGAAATCATACCTTTTTCTAAAAAGGTTTCGTTTGACGACAGTATAAAGGGAGTGATCCTTTCAGGTTCCCCTTTTTCAGTAAATGACGCCAATGCGCCGCAGGTTGATGTGAAGGCATTGACCAACGAAAGGCCCGTATTAGGCATCTGCTACGGTGCCCAGTTAACAGCCCAGCAGTATGGTGGCAGTGTAGAGCGTAGTAATAAGCGGGAATATGGTCGTGCCTACCTGCATTTGGAAAAGGACGACGCCTTGTTGCACAACATTACCCCGGCATCTCAGGTATGGATGAGCCATGGTGATTCCATTAAAAACCTTCCTGACAATTTTGAACTGCTGGCTACTACCGACAGTATTCCTGTAGCGGCTTTTCGTCAAAAAGAAGGAGAGACACAACCATTGTATGGTCTGCAATTTCACCCGGAAGTATATCACTCTATAGAGGGTAAAAAGATCCTGCAGAACTTCTTAATAAACATTTGTGGCTGTAGCCAAGACTGGACACCAGCGCACTTCATTACTGATACTGTTGAAGCACTGAAGCAGCAAATTGGCGATCAAAAAGTGATCATGGCGCTGAGTGGTGGTGTGGATTCTACCGTAGCAGCCGTTTTGATCAACAAAGCCATTGGTGATCGCCTGCATGGCATTTTTGTAGATAATGGCGTATTACGTAAGGATGAATTTGAATCGGTTTTGGAAACTTATAAAACCCTTGGATTAAACGTAAAAGGTATCAATGCCAAACAACGTTTTTATGACGCGTTAGCTGGCAAAACCGATCCGGAAGAAAAGCGTAAAACTATTGGAGGCCTATTCATTGATGTATTCCAGGATGCTGCGAATGAAGATAAAGACGCTACGTTCTTAGGACAAGGTACTATTTACCCGGATGTAATTGAAAGCGTATCGGTACACGGCCCTTCTGTAACCATCAAATCGCACCATAACGTAGGAGGCCTACCCGAAAAAATGCACCTGAAGCTGGTAGAGCCATTGCGTTCTTTGTTTAAAGACGAGGTGCGTCGTGTAGGTCGCGAATTGGGTATTCCGGATGATCTGATCAACCGCCATCCTTTCCCTGGACCCGGCTTAGCTATTCGTATTTTAGGAGAGATCACCCCTGACCGCGTAGCATTATTACAAGCCGCTGATGACGTATATGTTAAAGCATTAAAGAAGCACAACCTATATGCAACGGTATGGCAGGCAGGAGCAATCTTATTACCAATACGTAGTGTAGGGGTTATGGGTGACGAACGTACCTACGAATACACTATAGCCTTACGGGCAGTAACCAGTGTAGATGGTATGACAGCCGATTGGGCGCATTTGCCTTACGACTTCCTGGCTACAGTATCTAATGAGATCATAAACAATGTAAGAGGTATTAACCGCGTTGTATATGATATCAGCAGTAAGCCGCCGGCAACTATTGAATGGGAATAA
- a CDS encoding ABC transporter substrate-binding protein: protein MRNRFILIVLSFLVAFSGNAQAQRQKIALFAPLYLDSAFDVSGNYRFSSSFPKFLNPGIEFYQGAQAAFDSLAKVGAPLEVYVYDSRSRNRSLTQQVNSPELENVDLIIGHSNTSEVRILADAAAKKKIPFISATLPNDAGIINNPYYLVLNSTLRTHTENIYQYLQKYHSRDRIVVLRKPGTQEDQLKEYFQDIAKTTSSTPLKLQFVDIGSEWDYARLTKALDSTRRTVCIAGSLDENFGLALAESLADVNSTYPVTLIGMPTWDGLNLSRSEYKGLEIIYTTPFFYGRPTALSTKISNDFIARVDGRPTDMYYRGYETALRFALLLLDTKRDMASNLTRKGNYIFTQFDIQPVFLNKQNMTLDYFENKKLYFVKVFNGNKTVQ, encoded by the coding sequence ATGAGAAACCGCTTTATTTTAATTGTACTCTCTTTTCTTGTTGCCTTTAGTGGAAACGCTCAAGCACAACGGCAAAAGATTGCACTATTTGCACCCTTGTATTTGGACTCAGCATTTGATGTTAGTGGTAACTACCGCTTTTCATCATCATTTCCCAAGTTCTTAAACCCAGGCATAGAGTTTTATCAAGGCGCTCAGGCAGCTTTTGACTCTCTAGCCAAAGTAGGTGCTCCTTTAGAAGTATATGTGTATGATTCAAGGTCCCGCAACCGCTCGTTGACACAACAAGTTAATAGCCCTGAATTGGAGAATGTAGACCTGATCATCGGTCATTCAAACACCAGCGAGGTGCGCATATTAGCAGATGCAGCCGCAAAGAAAAAGATCCCCTTTATCTCTGCAACCTTGCCCAACGACGCCGGTATTATAAATAATCCCTATTATTTAGTACTGAACTCCACCTTGCGCACTCACACCGAGAATATTTACCAGTATTTACAGAAATACCATTCTCGTGACCGTATAGTGGTATTAAGAAAGCCAGGTACGCAAGAAGATCAGCTAAAGGAATACTTTCAGGATATAGCAAAGACGACATCCTCTACTCCTTTGAAATTACAGTTTGTAGACATTGGTAGTGAATGGGATTACGCACGACTGACCAAAGCACTTGACAGTACCCGAAGAACGGTATGTATAGCGGGCTCTCTAGATGAAAACTTTGGACTGGCATTAGCTGAGAGCCTTGCAGATGTCAATAGCACTTACCCGGTAACCTTGATTGGCATGCCTACTTGGGATGGCTTGAACTTAAGCCGTTCTGAATACAAAGGACTGGAAATTATTTATACAACGCCTTTTTTCTATGGACGACCCACAGCGCTTAGCACAAAGATCAGCAACGATTTTATAGCGCGTGTTGATGGTCGACCAACAGATATGTATTACCGTGGGTATGAAACGGCGTTACGATTTGCATTGTTACTGTTGGATACCAAAAGAGATATGGCCTCTAACCTTACCCGTAAGGGAAACTATATTTTTACTCAATTTGACATACAGCCTGTATTCTTGAATAAGCAGAATATGACGCTGGATTATTTTGAGAATAAGAAGTTATATTTCGTGAAGGTTTTTAATGGCAACAAGACGGTGCAGTAG
- a CDS encoding ligase-associated DNA damage response exonuclease, translating to MPLIEFSDCGLYCRAGDFYIDPWRPVERAVITHAHSDHAHWGSKSYLCHNDTKPLLRLRLGPGNYQSTGWNQTVYMNGVRVSLHPAGHIIGSSQIRVEHNGEVWVISGDYKLENDGLSGQFEPVKCQHFISECTFGLPIYHWKKQEDIFSNILQWVLRNKEAGKSSILFAYSLGKAQRLLPALSAVTDRILVHGAVYNVHMALVNAGIKLPEVHRVSADTPKEWLKNSVVIAPSSAEGSSWLKKFGPLSIGICSGWMQVRGNMRRRNADAGFALSDHADWEGLITAIKATQAEQVYVTHGFTAAFGRYLNEVGINAKEVRTEFGNDEEDAHPSLPEGEE from the coding sequence ATGCCCTTAATTGAATTCTCTGATTGTGGTCTGTATTGCCGTGCTGGTGACTTTTATATTGATCCCTGGCGCCCGGTGGAGCGTGCTGTTATAACGCATGCACACAGCGACCATGCCCACTGGGGCAGCAAGAGCTATCTCTGTCACAACGATACAAAGCCGTTGTTAAGACTCCGCCTTGGACCCGGCAATTACCAATCAACAGGCTGGAATCAAACAGTATATATGAATGGCGTGCGTGTATCATTACACCCGGCAGGACATATTATTGGATCGTCACAAATACGGGTGGAGCACAATGGCGAAGTATGGGTGATCAGCGGTGATTATAAATTAGAGAATGATGGATTGAGCGGACAGTTTGAACCCGTAAAATGTCAACACTTTATTTCTGAGTGTACGTTTGGACTCCCCATTTATCACTGGAAGAAACAGGAAGATATATTCAGCAATATTCTACAATGGGTTTTGCGAAACAAGGAAGCAGGAAAATCTTCTATTCTGTTTGCTTATAGTTTAGGCAAGGCACAACGCTTATTGCCAGCATTATCAGCAGTAACCGATCGCATACTTGTACACGGTGCCGTATATAATGTACATATGGCATTGGTGAATGCAGGTATTAAACTTCCTGAAGTGCACCGGGTTTCCGCTGACACGCCAAAAGAGTGGTTGAAGAATAGTGTTGTAATTGCCCCCTCAAGTGCTGAAGGATCATCCTGGCTGAAGAAGTTTGGTCCGCTAAGCATTGGCATATGCAGTGGCTGGATGCAGGTGCGCGGCAACATGCGTCGCCGTAACGCAGATGCTGGTTTTGCTTTAAGTGATCATGCCGACTGGGAAGGATTGATTACCGCTATAAAAGCTACGCAAGCGGAGCAAGTTTACGTTACGCATGGTTTTACCGCCGCCTTTGGGCGATATCTCAATGAGGTTGGCATCAACGCTAAAGAAGTGAGAACAGAATTTGGTAATGATGAAGAAGATGCCCATCCTAGCCTCCCTGAAGGGGAGGAATAG
- a CDS encoding ATP-dependent DNA ligase, with translation MREENSALTLSHSSSEKERSGIGQFAELVMKIGTTTKTNDKLDALVDYFSIADEKDKVWTIAIFSGRRPKRAVNSTQLATYCVEVAQIPFWMFDECWHTVGDLGETIALLLPDNEAEIKEKRQDERPLYYYIEELKRLEKEDEAIRKAFIKESWAEMTSSERFVFNKLITGNFRIGVSQKLMVNALAKTVEAEPSVIAHRISGNWDPSTITYDELLGEEAHTSDVSKPYPFYLAYALEEDPHTLGDPNDWQVEWKWDGIRGEIIKRQGELFVWSRGEELMTEKFPEYHSLQEVLPNGIALDGEIIPSIDQKPLPFAILQTRIGRKNITKKQLQEAPIAFFAYDLLEYEGEDWRTRPLEERRAKLEELIIGFNHPALILSPVVSFDTWDELAALRNTSREMGAEGFMLKKKSSTYQVGRKRGDWWKWKVDPLTIDAVMVYAQKGSGRRSNLYTDYTFAVRDGDKLVTFTKAYSGLTDKEFAQVDAFVKRNSIEKFGPVRTVKPELVFELAFEGIAASSRHKSGVALRFPRILRWRHDKKPEEINTLYDLKQILEIYGQK, from the coding sequence ATGAGAGAAGAAAATTCAGCATTAACACTTTCACACTCTTCTTCAGAAAAAGAAAGAAGTGGCATTGGCCAGTTTGCAGAGTTGGTGATGAAAATAGGAACAACTACTAAAACCAATGATAAACTGGATGCTCTGGTTGACTATTTCTCAATAGCTGACGAAAAAGATAAAGTCTGGACTATTGCTATCTTTTCCGGCAGGCGCCCTAAACGAGCCGTTAATTCTACGCAATTGGCCACTTATTGTGTGGAAGTAGCACAAATACCTTTTTGGATGTTTGATGAGTGCTGGCATACCGTGGGTGACTTAGGAGAAACCATAGCCCTCTTACTGCCTGACAACGAAGCTGAGATCAAGGAAAAGCGTCAAGATGAACGACCTCTTTACTATTACATAGAAGAATTGAAGCGGTTGGAAAAAGAAGATGAGGCAATACGAAAAGCATTTATAAAAGAATCCTGGGCTGAGATGACCAGTAGTGAACGCTTTGTATTCAATAAACTTATTACAGGAAACTTCCGCATTGGTGTATCGCAAAAACTAATGGTCAATGCATTGGCAAAGACCGTTGAAGCAGAACCTTCCGTTATTGCGCATCGTATCAGTGGCAACTGGGATCCGTCTACAATTACGTATGATGAATTGCTAGGGGAAGAAGCACATACTAGCGATGTATCAAAACCTTATCCATTCTATCTAGCTTATGCACTGGAAGAAGATCCGCATACATTGGGAGATCCTAACGACTGGCAAGTAGAATGGAAATGGGATGGTATACGTGGCGAGATCATTAAACGCCAGGGAGAACTGTTTGTATGGAGCAGAGGTGAAGAGTTAATGACAGAAAAGTTTCCTGAATATCATTCTTTGCAAGAAGTACTACCCAATGGCATTGCTTTAGATGGAGAGATCATTCCTAGTATTGATCAAAAGCCACTCCCCTTCGCCATATTGCAAACACGCATTGGCCGTAAGAATATAACCAAGAAGCAATTGCAGGAAGCGCCAATTGCCTTCTTTGCTTACGACTTATTGGAATATGAGGGAGAAGACTGGCGCACGCGGCCATTAGAAGAGCGACGCGCCAAGCTAGAAGAATTGATCATTGGCTTTAACCATCCCGCACTAATCCTTTCGCCTGTTGTCAGTTTTGATACTTGGGATGAATTGGCAGCCTTACGCAATACATCCCGTGAAATGGGTGCTGAAGGCTTTATGCTAAAAAAGAAATCATCAACCTACCAGGTAGGACGTAAGCGTGGAGATTGGTGGAAGTGGAAAGTAGATCCATTAACGATTGATGCCGTGATGGTGTATGCGCAGAAGGGTTCAGGAAGAAGAAGCAATTTATACACTGATTATACGTTTGCTGTACGTGATGGCGATAAACTGGTAACGTTTACAAAGGCTTACTCTGGCCTCACCGATAAAGAGTTTGCACAGGTTGATGCATTTGTAAAACGAAACTCTATTGAAAAGTTTGGTCCTGTACGTACAGTAAAGCCTGAACTGGTCTTTGAGTTGGCCTTTGAGGGAATAGCCGCATCCAGCCGTCATAAGTCGGGAGTGGCCTTACGATTTCCACGCATCTTGCGCTGGCGCCACGACAAGAAACCTGAAGAAATTAATACCTTGTATGATCTGAAACAGATATTGGAGATCTACGGACAAAAATGA